The Astatotilapia calliptera chromosome 2, fAstCal1.2, whole genome shotgun sequence genome includes a window with the following:
- the hbegfa gene encoding heparin-binding EGF-like growth factor a isoform X1, which translates to MRIFAVALLLAHALVMSRLASGAAVDRYQSNKQQHTSVISLLDTTRDRRAEEEENRGVRATTADYSKDGEAEEYDDDYYYYEEYEDGTSGDYELQLPRVAMSSKPKDPSTILEAENTEGKTTRGKGKKRGKGKGRKRNPCLKKYKDYCIHGTCTYLKDLREPSCVCHHNYSGDRCQFILLPSQSREGYDRTTALAVVAVVLSSLCLTIIGLLLMLRFHKRGEYDVENEEKVKLGSASNH; encoded by the exons ATGAGGATTTTCGCTGTTGCGCTGTTGCTGGCTCACGCGTTGG TGATGTCCAGACTGGCCAGCGGTGCTGCAGTAGACCGTTACCAGAGCAACAAGCAGCAGCACACCTCTGTTATCAGCCTCCTGGACACAACCAGAGACaggagagcagaggaggaggagaaccgGGGCGTGAGGGCGACAACAGCAGATTACAGCAAGGATGGCGAGGCGGAGGAGTACGATGATGACTACTACTATTATGAAGAGTATGAAGATGGCACATCTGGAGACTATGAACTGCAGCTGCCAAGAG TTGCCATGTCAAGCAAACCCAAAGATCCTTCTACCATCCTGgaagctgaaaacactgagggAAAAACAACGAGAGGAAAGGGAAAGAAGAGGGGAAAAGGAAAGGGAAGGAAGAGGAATCCTTGCCTGAAGAAGTACAAAGATTACTGCATTCACGGGACCTGCACTTACCTGAAAGACCTCCGTGAACCATCATGCGT GTGCCACCATAATTACTCCGGCGATAGGTGTCAGTTTATCCTGCTGCCATCGCAGTCCCGAGAGGGCTACGACCGCACCACAGCTCTGGCGGTGGTGGCGGTGGTGCTGTCGTCTCTGTGCCTCACCATCATCGGACTTTTGTTAATGCTCAG GTTTCACAAGCGGGGAGAGTATGATGTAGAGAATGAGGAGAAGGTGAAGCTAGGGTCAGCATCCAACCACTGA
- the hbegfa gene encoding heparin-binding EGF-like growth factor a isoform X2, whose protein sequence is MRIFAVALLLAHALVMSRLASGAAVDRYQSNKQQHTSVISLLDTTRDRRAEEEENRGVRATTADYSKDGEAEEYDDDYYYYEEYEDGTSGDYELQLPRVAMSSKPKDPSTILEAENTEGKTTRGKGKKRGKGKGRKRNPCLKKYKDYCIHGTCTYLKDLREPSCVCHHNYSGDRCQFILLPSQSREGYDRTTALAVVAVVLSSLCLTIIGLLLMLRQRCRNSTSAENEK, encoded by the exons ATGAGGATTTTCGCTGTTGCGCTGTTGCTGGCTCACGCGTTGG TGATGTCCAGACTGGCCAGCGGTGCTGCAGTAGACCGTTACCAGAGCAACAAGCAGCAGCACACCTCTGTTATCAGCCTCCTGGACACAACCAGAGACaggagagcagaggaggaggagaaccgGGGCGTGAGGGCGACAACAGCAGATTACAGCAAGGATGGCGAGGCGGAGGAGTACGATGATGACTACTACTATTATGAAGAGTATGAAGATGGCACATCTGGAGACTATGAACTGCAGCTGCCAAGAG TTGCCATGTCAAGCAAACCCAAAGATCCTTCTACCATCCTGgaagctgaaaacactgagggAAAAACAACGAGAGGAAAGGGAAAGAAGAGGGGAAAAGGAAAGGGAAGGAAGAGGAATCCTTGCCTGAAGAAGTACAAAGATTACTGCATTCACGGGACCTGCACTTACCTGAAAGACCTCCGTGAACCATCATGCGT GTGCCACCATAATTACTCCGGCGATAGGTGTCAGTTTATCCTGCTGCCATCGCAGTCCCGAGAGGGCTACGACCGCACCACAGCTCTGGCGGTGGTGGCGGTGGTGCTGTCGTCTCTGTGCCTCACCATCATCGGACTTTTGTTAATGCTCAG gcaAAGATGTAGAAATTCTACCTcagctgaaaatgaaaagtga